One genomic window of Macrobrachium rosenbergii isolate ZJJX-2024 chromosome 51, ASM4041242v1, whole genome shotgun sequence includes the following:
- the LOC136833280 gene encoding uncharacterized protein isoform X2, translating into MIFSGIKHVTKNVTKLTTNFIVLCDSVKCVEVPDLTFPNADLHFCKEVKIAAEDSPHSPSAMANQQYCLKWNNHQSNLLRAFDRLLQSESFTDVTLACEGRSLRAHKVVLSACSSYFEQLFEEHPDKSPIIILKDMKFAHVSQLVNFMYRGEINITQDMLSGLLKTAETLKVKGLAEVSGDQPVQAVNPMPPVLRLAASLPQMVAPSNSPLTTALNAPLVAPPTLAPLAALLNPDGMGLDERRVNLLKRMSAEHEAVAAAAVTAAATAVATAAVGSGGGGGGGGGGGGGGGGGGGSVSGGSSVGDVIHEPPQKIPRRELKEEGDPSQLPHGSLFMSPQDQLATSKTPPVQNVLTPIPHELTVNSQAELPDFLKNFTVFKLNDYLGFRTRQQFWEEPSVRRILEGIKNKEIDMKSAAELIGVSYGTLYGRYREVFGYLKHSWVNKPGRNSGPGQKERSIWEESRAQELIQRVLSKELSLTAAAVRLGVDTNTFFAHITDNGKNKSRVALLLGTDANTENNSFMNANHSEDSDHNNSAGDPLEMPPGDPLGEDSNPPPYPGSSEDGNMEGVMENSHARPEMNGDDNEEPEIIEDTADQSRSGDEQGMPEQVTAMQEMTEGDEAADQGVGEPQDAGETVESFQSIVEDDPGENECDAAVANN; encoded by the exons ATGATATTCAGTGGAATAAAACACGTGACCAAAAATGTGACCAAACTTACTACAAACTTTATTGTGTTATGTGACTCAGTGAAGTGTGTTGAGGTACCTGACCTGACCTTCCCTAACGCTGACTTGCATTTTTGCAAGGAAGTTAAAATTGCAGCAGAG GACTCCCCACATTCCCCGTCTGCAATGGCGAACCAACAGTATTGCCTCAAGTGGAACAACCATCAGTCCAATCTCCTGCGTGCGTTTGACAGGCTGCTCCAGTCTGAATCTTTCACTGATGTCACTCTGGCCTGCGAAGGCAGGTCCCTCAGAGCACACAAG GTGGTGTTGTCGGCATGTAGCAGTTACTTCGAACAGCTTTTTGAGGAACACCCAGATAAATCACCCATCATCATATTGAAGGACATGAAGTTTGCCCACGTTTCTCAACTGGTGAATTTCATGTATCGTGGAGAGATTAACATTACACAA gATATGTTATCAGGTTTGCTTAAGACAGCAGAAACCTTAAAAGTCAAGGGATTGGCAGAGGTGTCAGGAGATCAGCCCGTGCAAGCTGTTAATCCCATGCCTCCAGTTCTTCGGCTCGCC GCTTCACTCCCTCAGATGGTGGCCCCCAGCAATTCTCCGTTAACCACTGCTCTCAATGCTCCGCTCGTTGCTCCACCAACACTTGCACCACTCGCAGCATTGCTAAATCCTGAC GGGATGGGTCTGGATGAACGCAGAGTCAACCTTTTGAAGCGGATGAGTGCTGAACATGAAGCAGTAGCAGCTGCTGCagtgacagcagcagcaacagctgtTGCTACAGCTGCTgttggtagtggaggaggtggaggcggagggggcgggggaggaggaggaggaggaggcgggggcGGAAGCGTCAGTGGGGGCAGTAGTGTAGGGGATGTCATTCACGAGCCACCCCAGAAGATACCGAGAAGAGAATTGAAAGAGGAGGGCGATCCATCCCAGTTACCACACGGCTCCTTGTTTATGAGTCCCCAAGACCAGTTGGCAACATCGAAGACACCCCCAGTGCAAAATGTTCTCACCCCCATCCCCCACGAACTAACTGTCAATTCGCAGGCAGAGCTAC CTGATTTTCTGAAAAACTTTACTGTCTTCAAACTCAATGACTACTTGGGTTTCCGCACAAGACAACAGTTTTGGGAAGAGCCATCGGTTAGACGCATTCTGGAAGGaatcaagaataaagaaatagaCATGAAAAGCGCAGCAGAACTTATTGGCGTATCTTACGGGACTTTATATGGACGATACCGTGAAGTGTTTGGCTATTTAAAACACTCTTGG GTGAATAAACCTGGTCGAAATTCAGGCCCAGGACAAAAAGAGCGATCTATATGGGAAGAGTCTCGAGCCCAGGAGTTGATTCAGAGGGTACTTAGCAAAGAGCTGTCGTTGACAGCCGCTGCTGTGAGACTTGGGGTAGATACAAATACGTTCTTTGCACACATAACAGACAACGGTAAGAATAAATCTCGTGTGGCTCTTTTGCTGGGTACGGATgccaatacagaaaataattctttcaTGAACGCCAACCACAGTGAGGATTCAGATCACAACAATTCTGCTGGTGATCCTCTAGAGATGCCCCCAGGTGATCCCTTAGGAGAGGATTCTAATCCACCACCTTACCCAGGAAGTAGTGAAGATGGCAACATGGAAGGTGTGATGGAGAACTCGCATGCCAGACCAGAAATGAACGGAGATGACAATGAAGAACCAGAAATCATTGAGGATACTGCCGATCAGAGTAGATCAGGAGACGAGCAGGGCATGCCAGAGCAAGTTACAGCAATGCAGGAAATGACAGAAGGTGACGAGGCAGCAGACCAAGGCGTAGGGGAGCCACAGGACGCGGGAGAGACTGTGGAAAGTTTCCAGTCCATAGTAGAGGATGATCCTGGCGAAAATGAATGTGATGCCGCTGTGGCTAACAATTGA
- the LOC136833280 gene encoding uncharacterized protein isoform X1, with the protein MSFREGKAGRRSDSVWWHFSKRWTDEKHYVVICNHCKQRVSAKVDRLRRHLRKCIPGYESPKPDLEGSEGPVPASMSCNDPSEYAMPQPNIEDTSSHLSPSWKTENVLVDSKDSPHSPSAMANQQYCLKWNNHQSNLLRAFDRLLQSESFTDVTLACEGRSLRAHKVVLSACSSYFEQLFEEHPDKSPIIILKDMKFAHVSQLVNFMYRGEINITQDMLSGLLKTAETLKVKGLAEVSGDQPVQAVNPMPPVLRLAASLPQMVAPSNSPLTTALNAPLVAPPTLAPLAALLNPDGMGLDERRVNLLKRMSAEHEAVAAAAVTAAATAVATAAVGSGGGGGGGGGGGGGGGGGGGSVSGGSSVGDVIHEPPQKIPRRELKEEGDPSQLPHGSLFMSPQDQLATSKTPPVQNVLTPIPHELTVNSQAELPDFLKNFTVFKLNDYLGFRTRQQFWEEPSVRRILEGIKNKEIDMKSAAELIGVSYGTLYGRYREVFGYLKHSWVNKPGRNSGPGQKERSIWEESRAQELIQRVLSKELSLTAAAVRLGVDTNTFFAHITDNGKNKSRVALLLGTDANTENNSFMNANHSEDSDHNNSAGDPLEMPPGDPLGEDSNPPPYPGSSEDGNMEGVMENSHARPEMNGDDNEEPEIIEDTADQSRSGDEQGMPEQVTAMQEMTEGDEAADQGVGEPQDAGETVESFQSIVEDDPGENECDAAVANN; encoded by the exons ATGAGCTTCAGAGAAGGTAAAGCTGGCAGACGGAGTGACTCAGTGTGGTGGCACTTTAGTAAGCGCTGGACAGACGAAAAGCACTATGTGGTGATCTGTAACCACTGCAAACAAAGAGTCAGTGCCAAAGTCGATAGACTGAGGAGGCACTTGAGGAAGTGCATTCCGGGCTATGAAAGTCCCAAGCCTGACCTAGAAGGGTCGGAGGGCCCTGTGCCAGCCAGCATGAGCTGTAACGATCCGTCTGAGTATGCCATGCCACAGCCCAATATAGAGGATACCTCTTCCCACCTCTCTCCTTCGTGGAAAACGGAAAATGTGCTTGTTGATAGTAAG GACTCCCCACATTCCCCGTCTGCAATGGCGAACCAACAGTATTGCCTCAAGTGGAACAACCATCAGTCCAATCTCCTGCGTGCGTTTGACAGGCTGCTCCAGTCTGAATCTTTCACTGATGTCACTCTGGCCTGCGAAGGCAGGTCCCTCAGAGCACACAAG GTGGTGTTGTCGGCATGTAGCAGTTACTTCGAACAGCTTTTTGAGGAACACCCAGATAAATCACCCATCATCATATTGAAGGACATGAAGTTTGCCCACGTTTCTCAACTGGTGAATTTCATGTATCGTGGAGAGATTAACATTACACAA gATATGTTATCAGGTTTGCTTAAGACAGCAGAAACCTTAAAAGTCAAGGGATTGGCAGAGGTGTCAGGAGATCAGCCCGTGCAAGCTGTTAATCCCATGCCTCCAGTTCTTCGGCTCGCC GCTTCACTCCCTCAGATGGTGGCCCCCAGCAATTCTCCGTTAACCACTGCTCTCAATGCTCCGCTCGTTGCTCCACCAACACTTGCACCACTCGCAGCATTGCTAAATCCTGAC GGGATGGGTCTGGATGAACGCAGAGTCAACCTTTTGAAGCGGATGAGTGCTGAACATGAAGCAGTAGCAGCTGCTGCagtgacagcagcagcaacagctgtTGCTACAGCTGCTgttggtagtggaggaggtggaggcggagggggcgggggaggaggaggaggaggaggcgggggcGGAAGCGTCAGTGGGGGCAGTAGTGTAGGGGATGTCATTCACGAGCCACCCCAGAAGATACCGAGAAGAGAATTGAAAGAGGAGGGCGATCCATCCCAGTTACCACACGGCTCCTTGTTTATGAGTCCCCAAGACCAGTTGGCAACATCGAAGACACCCCCAGTGCAAAATGTTCTCACCCCCATCCCCCACGAACTAACTGTCAATTCGCAGGCAGAGCTAC CTGATTTTCTGAAAAACTTTACTGTCTTCAAACTCAATGACTACTTGGGTTTCCGCACAAGACAACAGTTTTGGGAAGAGCCATCGGTTAGACGCATTCTGGAAGGaatcaagaataaagaaatagaCATGAAAAGCGCAGCAGAACTTATTGGCGTATCTTACGGGACTTTATATGGACGATACCGTGAAGTGTTTGGCTATTTAAAACACTCTTGG GTGAATAAACCTGGTCGAAATTCAGGCCCAGGACAAAAAGAGCGATCTATATGGGAAGAGTCTCGAGCCCAGGAGTTGATTCAGAGGGTACTTAGCAAAGAGCTGTCGTTGACAGCCGCTGCTGTGAGACTTGGGGTAGATACAAATACGTTCTTTGCACACATAACAGACAACGGTAAGAATAAATCTCGTGTGGCTCTTTTGCTGGGTACGGATgccaatacagaaaataattctttcaTGAACGCCAACCACAGTGAGGATTCAGATCACAACAATTCTGCTGGTGATCCTCTAGAGATGCCCCCAGGTGATCCCTTAGGAGAGGATTCTAATCCACCACCTTACCCAGGAAGTAGTGAAGATGGCAACATGGAAGGTGTGATGGAGAACTCGCATGCCAGACCAGAAATGAACGGAGATGACAATGAAGAACCAGAAATCATTGAGGATACTGCCGATCAGAGTAGATCAGGAGACGAGCAGGGCATGCCAGAGCAAGTTACAGCAATGCAGGAAATGACAGAAGGTGACGAGGCAGCAGACCAAGGCGTAGGGGAGCCACAGGACGCGGGAGAGACTGTGGAAAGTTTCCAGTCCATAGTAGAGGATGATCCTGGCGAAAATGAATGTGATGCCGCTGTGGCTAACAATTGA
- the LOC136833280 gene encoding uncharacterized protein isoform X5, producing the protein MANQQYCLKWNNHQSNLLRAFDRLLQSESFTDVTLACEGRSLRAHKVVLSACSSYFEQLFEEHPDKSPIIILKDMKFAHVSQLVNFMYRGEINITQDMLSGLLKTAETLKVKGLAEVSGDQPVQAVNPMPPVLRLAASLPQMVAPSNSPLTTALNAPLVAPPTLAPLAALLNPDGMGLDERRVNLLKRMSAEHEAVAAAAVTAAATAVATAAVGSGGGGGGGGGGGGGGGGGGGSVSGGSSVGDVIHEPPQKIPRRELKEEGDPSQLPHGSLFMSPQDQLATSKTPPVQNVLTPIPHELTVNSQAELPDFLKNFTVFKLNDYLGFRTRQQFWEEPSVRRILEGIKNKEIDMKSAAELIGVSYGTLYGRYREVFGYLKHSWVNKPGRNSGPGQKERSIWEESRAQELIQRVLSKELSLTAAAVRLGVDTNTFFAHITDNGKNKSRVALLLGTDANTENNSFMNANHSEDSDHNNSAGDPLEMPPGDPLGEDSNPPPYPGSSEDGNMEGVMENSHARPEMNGDDNEEPEIIEDTADQSRSGDEQGMPEQVTAMQEMTEGDEAADQGVGEPQDAGETVESFQSIVEDDPGENECDAAVANN; encoded by the exons ATGGCGAACCAACAGTATTGCCTCAAGTGGAACAACCATCAGTCCAATCTCCTGCGTGCGTTTGACAGGCTGCTCCAGTCTGAATCTTTCACTGATGTCACTCTGGCCTGCGAAGGCAGGTCCCTCAGAGCACACAAG GTGGTGTTGTCGGCATGTAGCAGTTACTTCGAACAGCTTTTTGAGGAACACCCAGATAAATCACCCATCATCATATTGAAGGACATGAAGTTTGCCCACGTTTCTCAACTGGTGAATTTCATGTATCGTGGAGAGATTAACATTACACAA gATATGTTATCAGGTTTGCTTAAGACAGCAGAAACCTTAAAAGTCAAGGGATTGGCAGAGGTGTCAGGAGATCAGCCCGTGCAAGCTGTTAATCCCATGCCTCCAGTTCTTCGGCTCGCC GCTTCACTCCCTCAGATGGTGGCCCCCAGCAATTCTCCGTTAACCACTGCTCTCAATGCTCCGCTCGTTGCTCCACCAACACTTGCACCACTCGCAGCATTGCTAAATCCTGAC GGGATGGGTCTGGATGAACGCAGAGTCAACCTTTTGAAGCGGATGAGTGCTGAACATGAAGCAGTAGCAGCTGCTGCagtgacagcagcagcaacagctgtTGCTACAGCTGCTgttggtagtggaggaggtggaggcggagggggcgggggaggaggaggaggaggaggcgggggcGGAAGCGTCAGTGGGGGCAGTAGTGTAGGGGATGTCATTCACGAGCCACCCCAGAAGATACCGAGAAGAGAATTGAAAGAGGAGGGCGATCCATCCCAGTTACCACACGGCTCCTTGTTTATGAGTCCCCAAGACCAGTTGGCAACATCGAAGACACCCCCAGTGCAAAATGTTCTCACCCCCATCCCCCACGAACTAACTGTCAATTCGCAGGCAGAGCTAC CTGATTTTCTGAAAAACTTTACTGTCTTCAAACTCAATGACTACTTGGGTTTCCGCACAAGACAACAGTTTTGGGAAGAGCCATCGGTTAGACGCATTCTGGAAGGaatcaagaataaagaaatagaCATGAAAAGCGCAGCAGAACTTATTGGCGTATCTTACGGGACTTTATATGGACGATACCGTGAAGTGTTTGGCTATTTAAAACACTCTTGG GTGAATAAACCTGGTCGAAATTCAGGCCCAGGACAAAAAGAGCGATCTATATGGGAAGAGTCTCGAGCCCAGGAGTTGATTCAGAGGGTACTTAGCAAAGAGCTGTCGTTGACAGCCGCTGCTGTGAGACTTGGGGTAGATACAAATACGTTCTTTGCACACATAACAGACAACGGTAAGAATAAATCTCGTGTGGCTCTTTTGCTGGGTACGGATgccaatacagaaaataattctttcaTGAACGCCAACCACAGTGAGGATTCAGATCACAACAATTCTGCTGGTGATCCTCTAGAGATGCCCCCAGGTGATCCCTTAGGAGAGGATTCTAATCCACCACCTTACCCAGGAAGTAGTGAAGATGGCAACATGGAAGGTGTGATGGAGAACTCGCATGCCAGACCAGAAATGAACGGAGATGACAATGAAGAACCAGAAATCATTGAGGATACTGCCGATCAGAGTAGATCAGGAGACGAGCAGGGCATGCCAGAGCAAGTTACAGCAATGCAGGAAATGACAGAAGGTGACGAGGCAGCAGACCAAGGCGTAGGGGAGCCACAGGACGCGGGAGAGACTGTGGAAAGTTTCCAGTCCATAGTAGAGGATGATCCTGGCGAAAATGAATGTGATGCCGCTGTGGCTAACAATTGA
- the LOC136833280 gene encoding uncharacterized protein isoform X4, whose translation MSPKDSPHSPSAMANQQYCLKWNNHQSNLLRAFDRLLQSESFTDVTLACEGRSLRAHKVVLSACSSYFEQLFEEHPDKSPIIILKDMKFAHVSQLVNFMYRGEINITQDMLSGLLKTAETLKVKGLAEVSGDQPVQAVNPMPPVLRLAASLPQMVAPSNSPLTTALNAPLVAPPTLAPLAALLNPDGMGLDERRVNLLKRMSAEHEAVAAAAVTAAATAVATAAVGSGGGGGGGGGGGGGGGGGGGSVSGGSSVGDVIHEPPQKIPRRELKEEGDPSQLPHGSLFMSPQDQLATSKTPPVQNVLTPIPHELTVNSQAELPDFLKNFTVFKLNDYLGFRTRQQFWEEPSVRRILEGIKNKEIDMKSAAELIGVSYGTLYGRYREVFGYLKHSWVNKPGRNSGPGQKERSIWEESRAQELIQRVLSKELSLTAAAVRLGVDTNTFFAHITDNGKNKSRVALLLGTDANTENNSFMNANHSEDSDHNNSAGDPLEMPPGDPLGEDSNPPPYPGSSEDGNMEGVMENSHARPEMNGDDNEEPEIIEDTADQSRSGDEQGMPEQVTAMQEMTEGDEAADQGVGEPQDAGETVESFQSIVEDDPGENECDAAVANN comes from the exons ATGTCTCCTAAG GACTCCCCACATTCCCCGTCTGCAATGGCGAACCAACAGTATTGCCTCAAGTGGAACAACCATCAGTCCAATCTCCTGCGTGCGTTTGACAGGCTGCTCCAGTCTGAATCTTTCACTGATGTCACTCTGGCCTGCGAAGGCAGGTCCCTCAGAGCACACAAG GTGGTGTTGTCGGCATGTAGCAGTTACTTCGAACAGCTTTTTGAGGAACACCCAGATAAATCACCCATCATCATATTGAAGGACATGAAGTTTGCCCACGTTTCTCAACTGGTGAATTTCATGTATCGTGGAGAGATTAACATTACACAA gATATGTTATCAGGTTTGCTTAAGACAGCAGAAACCTTAAAAGTCAAGGGATTGGCAGAGGTGTCAGGAGATCAGCCCGTGCAAGCTGTTAATCCCATGCCTCCAGTTCTTCGGCTCGCC GCTTCACTCCCTCAGATGGTGGCCCCCAGCAATTCTCCGTTAACCACTGCTCTCAATGCTCCGCTCGTTGCTCCACCAACACTTGCACCACTCGCAGCATTGCTAAATCCTGAC GGGATGGGTCTGGATGAACGCAGAGTCAACCTTTTGAAGCGGATGAGTGCTGAACATGAAGCAGTAGCAGCTGCTGCagtgacagcagcagcaacagctgtTGCTACAGCTGCTgttggtagtggaggaggtggaggcggagggggcgggggaggaggaggaggaggaggcgggggcGGAAGCGTCAGTGGGGGCAGTAGTGTAGGGGATGTCATTCACGAGCCACCCCAGAAGATACCGAGAAGAGAATTGAAAGAGGAGGGCGATCCATCCCAGTTACCACACGGCTCCTTGTTTATGAGTCCCCAAGACCAGTTGGCAACATCGAAGACACCCCCAGTGCAAAATGTTCTCACCCCCATCCCCCACGAACTAACTGTCAATTCGCAGGCAGAGCTAC CTGATTTTCTGAAAAACTTTACTGTCTTCAAACTCAATGACTACTTGGGTTTCCGCACAAGACAACAGTTTTGGGAAGAGCCATCGGTTAGACGCATTCTGGAAGGaatcaagaataaagaaatagaCATGAAAAGCGCAGCAGAACTTATTGGCGTATCTTACGGGACTTTATATGGACGATACCGTGAAGTGTTTGGCTATTTAAAACACTCTTGG GTGAATAAACCTGGTCGAAATTCAGGCCCAGGACAAAAAGAGCGATCTATATGGGAAGAGTCTCGAGCCCAGGAGTTGATTCAGAGGGTACTTAGCAAAGAGCTGTCGTTGACAGCCGCTGCTGTGAGACTTGGGGTAGATACAAATACGTTCTTTGCACACATAACAGACAACGGTAAGAATAAATCTCGTGTGGCTCTTTTGCTGGGTACGGATgccaatacagaaaataattctttcaTGAACGCCAACCACAGTGAGGATTCAGATCACAACAATTCTGCTGGTGATCCTCTAGAGATGCCCCCAGGTGATCCCTTAGGAGAGGATTCTAATCCACCACCTTACCCAGGAAGTAGTGAAGATGGCAACATGGAAGGTGTGATGGAGAACTCGCATGCCAGACCAGAAATGAACGGAGATGACAATGAAGAACCAGAAATCATTGAGGATACTGCCGATCAGAGTAGATCAGGAGACGAGCAGGGCATGCCAGAGCAAGTTACAGCAATGCAGGAAATGACAGAAGGTGACGAGGCAGCAGACCAAGGCGTAGGGGAGCCACAGGACGCGGGAGAGACTGTGGAAAGTTTCCAGTCCATAGTAGAGGATGATCCTGGCGAAAATGAATGTGATGCCGCTGTGGCTAACAATTGA
- the LOC136833280 gene encoding uncharacterized protein isoform X3: MNVSSCKQTSQVRKMMLKDSPHSPSAMANQQYCLKWNNHQSNLLRAFDRLLQSESFTDVTLACEGRSLRAHKVVLSACSSYFEQLFEEHPDKSPIIILKDMKFAHVSQLVNFMYRGEINITQDMLSGLLKTAETLKVKGLAEVSGDQPVQAVNPMPPVLRLAASLPQMVAPSNSPLTTALNAPLVAPPTLAPLAALLNPDGMGLDERRVNLLKRMSAEHEAVAAAAVTAAATAVATAAVGSGGGGGGGGGGGGGGGGGGGSVSGGSSVGDVIHEPPQKIPRRELKEEGDPSQLPHGSLFMSPQDQLATSKTPPVQNVLTPIPHELTVNSQAELPDFLKNFTVFKLNDYLGFRTRQQFWEEPSVRRILEGIKNKEIDMKSAAELIGVSYGTLYGRYREVFGYLKHSWVNKPGRNSGPGQKERSIWEESRAQELIQRVLSKELSLTAAAVRLGVDTNTFFAHITDNGKNKSRVALLLGTDANTENNSFMNANHSEDSDHNNSAGDPLEMPPGDPLGEDSNPPPYPGSSEDGNMEGVMENSHARPEMNGDDNEEPEIIEDTADQSRSGDEQGMPEQVTAMQEMTEGDEAADQGVGEPQDAGETVESFQSIVEDDPGENECDAAVANN, encoded by the exons ATGAATGTCTCGTCATGTAAACAAACGTCGCAAGTGCGGAAAATGATGTTGAAA GACTCCCCACATTCCCCGTCTGCAATGGCGAACCAACAGTATTGCCTCAAGTGGAACAACCATCAGTCCAATCTCCTGCGTGCGTTTGACAGGCTGCTCCAGTCTGAATCTTTCACTGATGTCACTCTGGCCTGCGAAGGCAGGTCCCTCAGAGCACACAAG GTGGTGTTGTCGGCATGTAGCAGTTACTTCGAACAGCTTTTTGAGGAACACCCAGATAAATCACCCATCATCATATTGAAGGACATGAAGTTTGCCCACGTTTCTCAACTGGTGAATTTCATGTATCGTGGAGAGATTAACATTACACAA gATATGTTATCAGGTTTGCTTAAGACAGCAGAAACCTTAAAAGTCAAGGGATTGGCAGAGGTGTCAGGAGATCAGCCCGTGCAAGCTGTTAATCCCATGCCTCCAGTTCTTCGGCTCGCC GCTTCACTCCCTCAGATGGTGGCCCCCAGCAATTCTCCGTTAACCACTGCTCTCAATGCTCCGCTCGTTGCTCCACCAACACTTGCACCACTCGCAGCATTGCTAAATCCTGAC GGGATGGGTCTGGATGAACGCAGAGTCAACCTTTTGAAGCGGATGAGTGCTGAACATGAAGCAGTAGCAGCTGCTGCagtgacagcagcagcaacagctgtTGCTACAGCTGCTgttggtagtggaggaggtggaggcggagggggcgggggaggaggaggaggaggaggcgggggcGGAAGCGTCAGTGGGGGCAGTAGTGTAGGGGATGTCATTCACGAGCCACCCCAGAAGATACCGAGAAGAGAATTGAAAGAGGAGGGCGATCCATCCCAGTTACCACACGGCTCCTTGTTTATGAGTCCCCAAGACCAGTTGGCAACATCGAAGACACCCCCAGTGCAAAATGTTCTCACCCCCATCCCCCACGAACTAACTGTCAATTCGCAGGCAGAGCTAC CTGATTTTCTGAAAAACTTTACTGTCTTCAAACTCAATGACTACTTGGGTTTCCGCACAAGACAACAGTTTTGGGAAGAGCCATCGGTTAGACGCATTCTGGAAGGaatcaagaataaagaaatagaCATGAAAAGCGCAGCAGAACTTATTGGCGTATCTTACGGGACTTTATATGGACGATACCGTGAAGTGTTTGGCTATTTAAAACACTCTTGG GTGAATAAACCTGGTCGAAATTCAGGCCCAGGACAAAAAGAGCGATCTATATGGGAAGAGTCTCGAGCCCAGGAGTTGATTCAGAGGGTACTTAGCAAAGAGCTGTCGTTGACAGCCGCTGCTGTGAGACTTGGGGTAGATACAAATACGTTCTTTGCACACATAACAGACAACGGTAAGAATAAATCTCGTGTGGCTCTTTTGCTGGGTACGGATgccaatacagaaaataattctttcaTGAACGCCAACCACAGTGAGGATTCAGATCACAACAATTCTGCTGGTGATCCTCTAGAGATGCCCCCAGGTGATCCCTTAGGAGAGGATTCTAATCCACCACCTTACCCAGGAAGTAGTGAAGATGGCAACATGGAAGGTGTGATGGAGAACTCGCATGCCAGACCAGAAATGAACGGAGATGACAATGAAGAACCAGAAATCATTGAGGATACTGCCGATCAGAGTAGATCAGGAGACGAGCAGGGCATGCCAGAGCAAGTTACAGCAATGCAGGAAATGACAGAAGGTGACGAGGCAGCAGACCAAGGCGTAGGGGAGCCACAGGACGCGGGAGAGACTGTGGAAAGTTTCCAGTCCATAGTAGAGGATGATCCTGGCGAAAATGAATGTGATGCCGCTGTGGCTAACAATTGA